A DNA window from Rhodocyclaceae bacterium contains the following coding sequences:
- a CDS encoding tripartite tricarboxylate transporter substrate binding protein, with product MDSRLSRRSPHPAAAVPALLAAAVACTAGSALAQAPAWPSKPVRIVVGFVPGGATDTIGRTVAQQLGERFGRTVVVENRAGASGTIAAEFVARAPADGYTMIMATQTTHAVVPYMMPKLPYDPIRDFTPVVIAAQNTLLVVVTPSMPVKSIKDLVALARTRPGELSFATGGVGSSPHMAGELFARMAKVQMTPVFYKGDAAAVVDVIGGRVPIMFLNITNMIQHIRAGKLRGLAVTAGKRSAILPEFPTVAEGGLPGFEVVTWFGLLAPAGTPADVVSRINRDTNQALAVPAVREQMATLGIEPVGGTPEQFAALLKEENARWSRMVGDLRLRTD from the coding sequence ATGGACTCGCGCCTTTCCCGCAGGTCGCCGCACCCGGCTGCGGCGGTTCCCGCGCTGCTCGCGGCGGCAGTGGCATGCACGGCTGGCAGTGCCCTGGCCCAGGCACCTGCCTGGCCGTCGAAGCCGGTGCGCATCGTCGTCGGTTTCGTGCCGGGTGGTGCCACCGACACCATCGGCCGCACGGTCGCGCAGCAGCTCGGCGAGCGGTTCGGGCGCACCGTGGTCGTCGAGAACCGCGCCGGCGCGAGTGGCACGATCGCCGCCGAGTTCGTCGCGCGCGCACCGGCGGACGGCTACACCATGATCATGGCCACCCAGACCACGCATGCCGTGGTGCCCTACATGATGCCGAAGCTGCCCTACGACCCGATCAGGGATTTCACGCCAGTCGTGATCGCCGCGCAGAACACGCTGCTGGTCGTGGTGACGCCGTCGATGCCGGTGAAATCGATCAAGGACCTGGTGGCACTCGCCCGCACCCGGCCCGGTGAACTCTCGTTCGCGACTGGTGGCGTGGGCTCTTCGCCCCACATGGCCGGGGAACTCTTCGCGCGGATGGCGAAGGTGCAGATGACACCGGTGTTCTACAAGGGCGATGCCGCTGCCGTGGTGGACGTGATCGGCGGCCGGGTGCCGATCATGTTCCTCAACATCACAAACATGATCCAGCACATCAGAGCCGGCAAGCTGCGCGGGCTGGCGGTCACGGCGGGCAAGCGCTCGGCGATCCTGCCGGAGTTCCCGACCGTCGCCGAGGGCGGCCTGCCGGGCTTCGAGGTCGTCACCTGGTTCGGGCTGCTGGCACCGGCGGGCACGCCGGCCGACGTGGTCTCGCGCATCAACCGCGACACAAACCAGGCCCTCGCGGTGCCTGCGGTGCGCGAACAGATGGCGACGCTTGGGATCGAGCCGGTGGGTGGAACGCCGGAGCAGTTCGCCGCGCTGCTGAAGGAAGAGAACGCCCGCTGGAGCCGGATGGTCGGCGACCTCCGCCTGCGCACCGATTGA
- a CDS encoding tripartite tricarboxylate transporter substrate binding protein: MRAIATALAALSLVASPALAQPFPSKPVRIVVGFGAGGGTDIAARSIAQKLTESFGSNFIVDNRPGAAGNLAGDIVARAPADGHTMLMANSTIAIPSLSAKPPFDIRKDFIPLSLVALGPSVLVVHPSLPVKDLKGLIALAKSKPGELSFGSGGIGNITHLAMELMLSQAVVRMVHIPYKGGAPSVVGLVSGEVATLFTSIPTALPMINAGKMRAIGVSISNRNPALPNVPTLAEAGLPGYYAASWYGLLLPSGVPKPVVDVLSKEIVAAMQVPAVRESMVRQGFEPVGNAPDEFARFIREEIPRWERVVKAAGIKPE, from the coding sequence ATGCGCGCCATCGCAACGGCCTTGGCCGCGTTATCCCTCGTGGCGTCGCCTGCCCTCGCGCAGCCCTTCCCGTCGAAACCGGTGCGCATCGTCGTCGGCTTCGGTGCCGGCGGCGGCACCGACATCGCGGCACGCTCGATCGCCCAGAAGCTCACCGAGAGCTTCGGCAGCAACTTCATCGTCGACAACCGGCCCGGCGCCGCCGGGAACCTCGCCGGGGACATCGTCGCGCGCGCGCCGGCCGACGGCCACACGATGCTGATGGCCAATTCGACCATCGCCATCCCGAGCCTGTCTGCGAAGCCGCCGTTCGACATCCGCAAGGACTTCATTCCGCTGAGCCTGGTGGCGCTAGGGCCTTCGGTGCTGGTCGTGCATCCCAGCCTGCCGGTGAAGGATCTGAAGGGGCTGATCGCGCTGGCGAAGTCCAAGCCGGGCGAACTGTCGTTCGGTTCCGGCGGCATCGGCAACATCACCCACCTGGCGATGGAACTGATGCTGTCCCAGGCTGTCGTGCGCATGGTGCACATCCCGTACAAGGGTGGCGCACCGTCGGTGGTCGGACTGGTGTCGGGCGAGGTCGCGACGCTGTTCACTTCGATACCGACCGCACTGCCGATGATCAACGCCGGCAAGATGCGCGCGATCGGCGTGTCGATCTCGAACCGCAACCCGGCGCTGCCCAACGTGCCGACGCTGGCCGAGGCCGGCCTGCCCGGCTACTACGCGGCCTCCTGGTATGGGTTGCTGCTGCCCTCGGGTGTGCCGAAGCCGGTGGTTGACGTGCTGTCGAAGGAGATCGTCGCCGCGATGCAGGTGCCCGCGGTGCGAGAGAGCATGGTCCGGCAGGGCTTCGAGCCGGTCGGCAACGCCCCCGACGAATTCGCCCGCTTCATCCGCGAGGAGATCCCGCGCTGGGAGCGCGTGGTGAAGGCGGCCGGCATCAAGCCTGAGTAG
- a CDS encoding MBL fold metallo-hydrolase, with amino-acid sequence MLATEPTLTFLGGIGEVTGSCYLVEMPGLRFLVDCGMFQGGREAADKNRRPFPFDPAALDFVLLTHAHIDHSGLLPRLAAEGFSGAIHATAPTADLAAVMLRDSAFIQQKEAEWSRKSARSAASQHGSKHPQRRHDDREVDPLYRMADAERAIALFSGTRYEAPFEPHPGVRVVFRDAGHILGSSSVEVTLVMPGGTHRIVFSGDLGQPGHPIVRDAVPVPLADTLLVESTYGDRMHRPMEATLDELVEALTSALVERKGNVVIPAFAVGRTQDLLMLLIRLTRDGRLPPMEVYVDSPLATSATQITLKHHAELDDEAAHLGRWLASAKGYPRIHFSESVEDSMFINTIRDGAVIISASGMCDAGRIKHHLKYNLPRPECTVIITGFQAQGTLGRRIVDGARLVRLFGEEVPVRARVFTIGGLSAHADQGALLGWLAGFRQPPDHTWVVHGEAGAASAFAQVVGDRLGWTAAVAEPGQAIVLALKPPVP; translated from the coding sequence ATGCTCGCGACTGAACCGACACTCACCTTCCTCGGCGGCATCGGCGAAGTCACCGGCTCCTGCTACCTGGTCGAGATGCCCGGGCTGCGCTTCCTCGTCGATTGCGGGATGTTCCAGGGTGGGCGCGAAGCCGCCGACAAGAACCGCCGTCCGTTCCCGTTCGACCCGGCTGCGCTCGACTTCGTGCTGCTGACCCATGCGCACATCGATCACAGCGGGCTGCTGCCGAGGCTCGCTGCCGAAGGGTTCTCCGGCGCGATCCACGCGACGGCGCCCACGGCAGACCTCGCCGCGGTGATGCTGCGCGACTCCGCGTTCATCCAGCAGAAGGAAGCCGAGTGGTCGCGCAAGTCGGCCCGGTCAGCGGCCAGCCAGCACGGCTCGAAGCATCCGCAGCGCCGACACGACGACAGGGAAGTCGATCCGCTGTACCGCATGGCCGATGCCGAGCGGGCGATCGCGCTGTTCTCCGGCACCCGCTATGAGGCGCCGTTCGAGCCGCATCCGGGCGTGCGGGTCGTGTTCCGCGATGCCGGACACATCCTCGGGTCGTCCAGCGTCGAGGTCACGCTCGTCATGCCTGGCGGTACGCATCGCATCGTGTTCTCGGGCGACCTCGGCCAGCCTGGCCATCCGATCGTGCGCGATGCGGTACCCGTACCCCTGGCCGACACGCTGCTGGTCGAATCGACCTACGGCGACCGGATGCACCGCCCGATGGAGGCAACGCTGGACGAACTGGTCGAGGCACTGACCAGCGCACTCGTCGAGCGCAAGGGCAATGTCGTGATCCCGGCCTTCGCGGTGGGCCGCACGCAAGACCTGCTGATGCTGCTGATCCGCCTGACCCGCGATGGCCGGTTGCCGCCGATGGAGGTCTACGTCGACTCGCCGCTGGCCACGAGCGCGACACAGATCACCCTGAAGCACCATGCGGAACTCGACGATGAAGCCGCGCACCTCGGCCGATGGCTTGCGTCGGCAAAGGGGTATCCGCGCATCCATTTTTCGGAGTCGGTCGAAGACTCCATGTTCATCAACACGATCCGCGACGGTGCCGTGATCATTTCCGCCAGCGGCATGTGCGATGCAGGGCGGATCAAGCATCACCTGAAGTACAACCTGCCCCGTCCGGAATGCACGGTGATCATCACTGGCTTCCAGGCGCAGGGCACCCTGGGCCGGCGCATCGTCGACGGTGCACGGCTGGTGCGCCTGTTCGGGGAGGAGGTTCCGGTCCGCGCGCGGGTATTCACCATCGGCGGGCTGTCGGCTCATGCCGACCAGGGTGCGCTGCTCGGCTGGCTCGCCGGGTTCCGGCAGCCGCCCGACCATACCTGGGTCGTGCATGGCGAGGCCGGCGCCGCCTCCGCCTTCGCGCAAGTGGTCGGCGACCGGCTCGGCTGGACCGCCGCGGTGGCAGAACCCGGGCAAGCGATCGTGCTGGCGTTGAAGCCGCCGGTGCCATGA
- a CDS encoding tripartite tricarboxylate transporter substrate binding protein, producing MPRPLTPPTAPRAVPVTRRAATPLPALRGAVAVILVLAAGTLAAQPWPARPLRLIVPLAAGGTGDTLARDVAQAMEPLLGVPITVENRAGANGILGMEVVAKAAADGYTLVMGGVGPVAINPALYPKLPFNVERDFTAIVQVADTTSVLVVPAALPVKTLKDLIALAKKRPGELFYSSSGSGSTPHLNAALFATMAGIDIQHVPYKGSTPGRTALLGGEVSLMVDGLLPSLPFIESGRFRALGITSAARSPAAPQVPTIAETLPGYQADIWYGLLGPAGTPREVVDRINAAANKALASAELRARLAKLGATVAGGSPEAFAKHIAREIPKWAKVVKATGARID from the coding sequence ATGCCCCGTCCGCTCACCCCGCCGACCGCTCCGCGCGCGGTGCCGGTCACCCGCCGTGCGGCAACCCCGCTGCCTGCCCTGCGCGGGGCCGTCGCCGTGATACTCGTGCTGGCCGCCGGCACGCTTGCCGCCCAGCCGTGGCCGGCACGCCCGCTGAGGCTGATCGTTCCGCTGGCTGCGGGGGGCACCGGCGACACCCTCGCGCGCGATGTCGCGCAGGCGATGGAACCCTTGCTGGGCGTGCCGATCACGGTGGAGAACCGGGCGGGTGCCAACGGCATCCTTGGCATGGAGGTGGTGGCCAAGGCGGCCGCCGACGGTTACACGCTGGTCATGGGGGGCGTGGGTCCCGTGGCCATCAATCCCGCCCTCTATCCGAAGCTGCCCTTCAACGTCGAGCGCGACTTCACCGCCATCGTGCAGGTAGCCGACACCACCTCGGTGCTGGTAGTGCCGGCGGCGCTACCGGTGAAGACGCTGAAGGACCTGATCGCGCTGGCGAAGAAGCGCCCCGGGGAACTCTTCTATTCCTCGTCCGGGTCGGGCTCGACGCCCCACCTGAATGCCGCGCTGTTCGCCACGATGGCGGGCATCGACATCCAGCACGTGCCGTACAAGGGTTCGACGCCCGGGCGGACGGCGCTGCTCGGCGGCGAGGTTTCGCTGATGGTCGACGGTCTGCTGCCGTCGCTGCCGTTCATCGAGTCCGGCCGCTTTCGCGCGCTGGGTATCACCTCGGCGGCACGCTCGCCCGCCGCCCCGCAGGTGCCGACCATCGCCGAGACGTTGCCCGGGTACCAGGCCGACATCTGGTACGGGCTTCTCGGGCCGGCAGGCACGCCGCGCGAGGTGGTCGACCGGATCAATGCAGCGGCCAACAAGGCGCTCGCAAGTGCCGAGCTTCGCGCGCGGCTCGCGAAACTGGGGGCCACCGTGGCCGGTGGCTCGCCCGAGGCCTTCGCGAAGCACATCGCGCGCGAGATCCCGAAGTGGGCGAAGGTGGTCAAGGCCACCGGTGCGCGGATCGACTGA
- a CDS encoding SDR family oxidoreductase, with protein sequence MARLEGKVVCLTGAGAGIAKATARACAREGAGVALFEIDRALGEAAARQIVEEGGRALFVHTDVTQDDSVRDAIAATASEFGRIDVLFNCAGGSSQDDRPVHEMDLDVWHRTMALNLLHPFLMCRHGIPHMMKAGSGSIINVTSHLGLVGSVKPAYAATKGGIISFTKTLAAQYVAHGIRANAIAPGSVRTERAIGRYEGGGLDPASPAARERATFQKLYPFSKGEPDDIAPIAVFLASDESRMLTGTTIAADGGRSSYLKVYAGD encoded by the coding sequence GTGGCAAGGCTGGAAGGAAAGGTGGTCTGCCTCACCGGTGCCGGTGCCGGCATCGCGAAGGCGACCGCGCGTGCCTGTGCGCGCGAAGGCGCGGGCGTCGCGCTGTTCGAGATCGACCGGGCGCTGGGTGAAGCCGCGGCGCGCCAGATCGTCGAGGAGGGCGGCCGTGCGCTGTTCGTGCACACCGACGTGACGCAGGATGACAGCGTGCGCGATGCGATCGCGGCGACTGCGAGTGAATTCGGCCGCATCGACGTACTGTTCAACTGCGCTGGCGGCTCGTCGCAGGATGACCGTCCGGTGCACGAGATGGACCTTGATGTCTGGCACCGTACGATGGCGCTGAACCTGCTGCATCCGTTCCTGATGTGCCGCCACGGCATCCCGCACATGATGAAGGCTGGCAGCGGATCGATCATCAACGTCACCTCGCATCTCGGGCTGGTCGGCTCGGTGAAGCCGGCCTATGCCGCGACCAAGGGCGGCATCATCTCGTTCACGAAGACGCTGGCCGCGCAGTACGTGGCCCATGGCATCCGCGCCAACGCGATCGCGCCCGGCTCGGTGCGCACCGAGCGGGCGATCGGCCGCTACGAGGGCGGCGGCCTCGATCCCGCTTCGCCGGCGGCGCGCGAGCGGGCGACGTTCCAGAAGCTGTACCCATTTTCGAAGGGCGAGCCGGACGACATCGCGCCGATCGCCGTGTTCCTGGCCTCCGACGAATCGCGGATGCTGACCGGCACTACCATCGCCGCCGATGGCGGGCGGTCGAGTTACCTGAAGGTGTATGCGGGCGACTGA
- a CDS encoding TauD/TfdA family dioxygenase: MTPVTAAGAQKPGPIEVVLARAALGAEVRGVDLTKIDDAMFDRLHDIWLENLLLVFRGQRFAAEDLVTLVRRFGTPVTSSALHKRGLEERTANKVFNLPPEVTVVTNVKENGKSVGILGDGEVVWHSDFSFKEAPTAARMLLAVEIPPAGGLTYFTNCYAAYDTLPDAMKRRLSGMTIKQANIVDTAMQVRPGASLDMDIREVPGPSHPVISTHPETGRNMIFLGRRHGAYVNGLSLEDSEALLDELWAHTVQPKFTYVHEWAVGDVVVWDNRATLHRRDAFQSDSRRVLYAAQVEGHRPCEAADALALPAHARYAQTAVA, encoded by the coding sequence ATGACCCCTGTAACTGCCGCCGGCGCCCAGAAGCCCGGCCCGATCGAAGTCGTACTGGCCCGTGCCGCACTGGGTGCCGAAGTGCGCGGCGTCGACCTCACGAAGATCGACGATGCGATGTTCGACCGGCTGCACGACATCTGGCTGGAGAACCTGCTGCTCGTGTTCCGCGGCCAGCGTTTCGCCGCAGAGGACTTAGTCACGCTGGTACGCCGCTTCGGCACGCCGGTGACCTCGTCGGCGCTGCACAAGCGCGGCCTCGAAGAGCGCACCGCGAACAAGGTGTTCAACCTGCCGCCGGAGGTGACAGTCGTCACCAACGTCAAGGAGAATGGCAAGTCGGTCGGTATCCTCGGCGATGGCGAGGTGGTCTGGCATTCCGACTTCTCGTTCAAGGAAGCGCCGACCGCCGCGCGCATGCTGCTCGCCGTCGAGATACCGCCCGCAGGCGGCCTCACCTACTTCACCAACTGCTACGCGGCCTACGACACGCTGCCGGACGCGATGAAGCGCCGCTTGAGCGGCATGACCATCAAGCAGGCCAACATCGTCGACACCGCGATGCAGGTCCGGCCGGGTGCCTCGCTCGACATGGACATCCGCGAGGTGCCGGGGCCCAGCCATCCGGTGATCTCGACGCATCCGGAGACCGGCCGTAACATGATCTTCCTCGGCCGCCGCCACGGTGCCTACGTGAACGGACTGTCGCTGGAGGACTCCGAGGCGCTGCTGGATGAACTGTGGGCGCACACGGTGCAGCCGAAGTTCACCTATGTGCATGAATGGGCGGTCGGCGACGTGGTCGTGTGGGACAACCGCGCGACGCTGCACAGGCGCGACGCGTTCCAGTCCGACAGCCGGCGTGTGCTGTATGCGGCTCAGGTGGAGGGACACCGGCCTTGCGAGGCGGCCGACGCGCTCGCGCTGCCAGCGCATGCGCGGTACGCACAGACGGCTGTCGCGTGA
- a CDS encoding adenosylmethionine--8-amino-7-oxononanoate transaminase codes for MSANDTLLARSLAHVWNPCTQMKQHDTWPMVPIARGDGAWLYDLEGRRYLDAISSWWVNLFGHCNPRIGGPLTEQLRTLDHVMLAGFTHPPVVELSERLSALAPRASDSRLSASSAPLGHASYASDGASATEIALKMAFHYWRNRGQPSKQRFIALAGSYHGETLGALSVTDLALFRDAYAPLLKLPLIVPAPGPATAQPCCAGCTADALAALEAELERSAGSVAAMIVEPLVQGASGMRMYHPDYLAGARTLCTKHGVLLIADEIMTGMGRTGTMFACEQAGIQPDFLCLSKGITGGYLPLSVVLTTDEVYDAFYDDSSARAFLHSHSYTGNPLACRAALATLDIFAQDGTVETNRARSLQVTARAQPLTAHPRVRNFRNLGMIWAFEVDCEDTAFGRRLFTAALERELLLRPIGTTVYFMPPYILDDAQVAHLVDATLDALHAVLKD; via the coding sequence ATGAGTGCAAACGACACGCTGCTCGCGCGCAGCCTCGCGCACGTGTGGAATCCGTGCACGCAGATGAAGCAGCACGACACCTGGCCGATGGTGCCGATCGCGCGCGGCGACGGCGCATGGCTGTACGACCTCGAAGGCCGCCGCTACCTCGACGCCATCAGCTCGTGGTGGGTGAACCTGTTCGGCCATTGCAATCCGCGCATCGGTGGTCCACTGACCGAACAATTGCGCACGCTCGACCACGTGATGCTCGCCGGCTTCACGCATCCGCCGGTGGTGGAACTGTCGGAGCGGCTCAGCGCACTGGCACCGCGCGCATCCGACAGCAGGTTGTCCGCGAGCAGCGCCCCCCTCGGCCATGCCAGTTACGCCAGCGACGGCGCCTCGGCGACCGAGATCGCGCTGAAGATGGCCTTCCACTACTGGCGCAACCGCGGCCAGCCATCGAAGCAGCGTTTCATCGCGCTGGCCGGCAGCTACCACGGCGAGACGCTCGGCGCCCTTTCGGTGACCGACCTGGCATTGTTCCGCGATGCATATGCGCCGCTGCTGAAGCTGCCGCTGATCGTGCCCGCCCCCGGCCCCGCCACCGCCCAGCCCTGCTGCGCCGGCTGCACCGCCGACGCGCTGGCGGCACTGGAAGCCGAACTCGAACGATCCGCGGGATCGGTCGCGGCGATGATCGTCGAGCCGCTGGTGCAGGGCGCCTCCGGCATGCGCATGTACCACCCCGACTACCTCGCCGGCGCACGCACCCTGTGCACGAAGCATGGCGTCCTGCTGATCGCCGACGAGATCATGACCGGCATGGGCCGCACCGGCACGATGTTCGCCTGCGAGCAGGCGGGCATCCAGCCGGACTTTCTCTGCCTGTCGAAGGGCATCACCGGCGGCTACCTGCCGCTGTCGGTCGTGCTGACCACCGACGAGGTTTACGACGCGTTCTACGACGACAGCAGCGCGCGTGCGTTCCTGCATTCGCATTCGTACACCGGCAACCCGCTCGCCTGCCGGGCTGCGCTCGCAACGCTGGACATCTTCGCGCAGGACGGTACGGTCGAGACGAACCGTGCGCGCTCGCTGCAGGTCACCGCGCGCGCACAACCGCTGACTGCCCATCCGCGGGTGCGCAACTTCCGCAACCTCGGCATGATCTGGGCCTTCGAGGTCGATTGCGAAGACACCGCGTTCGGCCGCCGGCTGTTCACCGCCGCCCTCGAGCGGGAACTGCTGCTGCGCCCGATCGGCACCACCGTCTACTTCATGCCACCCTACATCCTCGACGATGCGCAGGTCGCGCACCTGGTCGATGCCACCCTCGATGCGCTGCATGCGGTGCTGAAAGACTGA
- a CDS encoding GMC family oxidoreductase N-terminal domain-containing protein — protein MYVSTIPQDAAFDYVIVGSGSSGCAVANRLSADGRHQVLLIEAGGRDNNINIQVPLMVANVLNSTRWTWPYETEPQVHLNGKPQKWSRGRVIGGSSSINGNLFVRGDPAEYDAWRDRMDCTGWGYEDLLPIFKRLEDFPEGDPAVRGRGGPIHCTRLDRFDALADAFVGACTEAGYPYLPDYNDGSYEGAFYLQYSTRKGLRNSSAAGYLRPAIRRPNLTVLTEAVATRVLMDGKVATGVEYRQGDQIRAVKARREVVLSAGPLASPHLLELSGIGNPDLLQRFGIPLVHALPGVGENLRDHPNSRMTFECSQPITINDVLRNPIRKMREGLRFILKREGLLTICSASAQMNYRVMPDAKRPDMVLRLLPLSGKDRYARTARYGLDPFPGFTFGVTVLQPRSTGTVHLQSPDPLKQASMDPKYLSNESDAMMFLAGMRIARKVAQMPALGSMIVRETRPGPEVDDDQGLLEYMRGTIQTSWHMVGTTKMGVDDAAVVDPQLRVRGVDRLRVIDSGICPTIPSSNTNIPAIAIGEKGADLVLAAAG, from the coding sequence ATGTACGTATCGACTATCCCGCAGGATGCCGCGTTCGATTATGTGATCGTCGGATCGGGCTCTTCGGGCTGCGCGGTCGCCAACCGCCTGAGCGCCGACGGGCGGCACCAGGTGCTGCTGATCGAAGCCGGCGGCCGTGACAACAACATCAACATCCAGGTGCCGCTGATGGTGGCCAACGTGCTCAACAGCACGCGCTGGACCTGGCCCTACGAGACCGAGCCGCAGGTGCACCTGAACGGCAAGCCGCAGAAGTGGTCGCGCGGGCGCGTGATCGGCGGATCGAGTTCGATCAACGGCAACCTGTTCGTGCGCGGGGATCCGGCCGAGTACGATGCCTGGCGCGACCGGATGGATTGTACGGGCTGGGGCTACGAAGACCTGCTGCCGATCTTCAAGCGGCTGGAGGACTTCCCCGAGGGTGACCCGGCGGTGCGCGGACGGGGAGGCCCGATCCACTGCACCCGGCTCGACCGCTTCGATGCGCTGGCCGATGCGTTCGTCGGTGCCTGCACCGAAGCAGGCTATCCGTACCTGCCCGACTACAATGACGGCAGCTATGAAGGCGCGTTCTACCTGCAGTACTCGACCCGCAAGGGCCTGCGCAACAGTTCCGCGGCGGGTTACCTGCGCCCGGCGATCCGCCGGCCGAACCTCACCGTGCTCACCGAGGCGGTTGCGACGCGCGTGCTGATGGATGGCAAGGTCGCCACCGGCGTGGAGTACCGTCAGGGCGACCAGATCCGCGCCGTGAAGGCGCGCCGGGAGGTGGTCCTGTCGGCCGGACCGCTGGCTTCGCCGCACCTGCTTGAACTGTCCGGCATCGGCAACCCGGACCTCCTGCAGCGCTTCGGCATCCCGCTGGTGCACGCGCTGCCGGGCGTCGGCGAAAACCTGCGTGACCATCCGAACTCGCGCATGACCTTCGAGTGCAGCCAGCCGATCACGATCAACGACGTGCTGCGTAACCCGATCCGGAAGATGCGCGAAGGCCTGCGCTTCATCCTGAAGCGGGAAGGGCTGCTGACGATCTGCTCGGCCAGCGCACAGATGAACTACCGGGTGATGCCGGATGCGAAGCGGCCCGACATGGTGCTGCGACTGCTGCCGCTGTCGGGGAAGGACCGTTATGCGCGGACCGCCCGCTACGGTCTCGATCCGTTCCCGGGCTTCACCTTCGGCGTCACCGTGCTGCAGCCACGCTCGACCGGGACGGTGCACCTGCAGTCGCCGGATCCGCTGAAGCAGGCGAGCATGGATCCGAAGTACCTGTCGAACGAGAGCGACGCGATGATGTTCCTCGCCGGCATGCGCATCGCCCGCAAGGTCGCGCAGATGCCCGCGCTCGGGTCGATGATCGTGCGCGAGACGCGGCCGGGACCGGAGGTCGACGATGATCAGGGCCTGCTAGAGTACATGCGCGGCACGATCCAGACGAGCTGGCACATGGTCGGCACGACGAAGATGGGCGTCGACGACGCGGCGGTGGTCGACCCGCAGCTGCGCGTGCGTGGGGTGGATCGCCTGCGCGTCATCGACTCTGGCATCTGCCCGACCATCCCGTCGTCGAACACCAACATCCCCGCGATCGCCATCGGCGAGAAGGGCGCGGACCTCGTGCTGGCGGCCGCTGGCTGA
- the dacB gene encoding D-alanyl-D-alanine carboxypeptidase/D-alanyl-D-alanine-endopeptidase codes for MTATFARSQRGTRTLLRAARAACIAILLPLALPSVAQPGNGTGNGAQLRGRTPTVVANALARSGIPESAVGLLVQDLDGGEPVVALNADSVMNPASTMKLLTTFAALELLGPSFTWRTEMVTQAPQRGDVLDGDLVIRGSGDPRLTQEAFWLMLRTLRARGIREIRGDLVLDRSAFAIEARDASVFDNEPSRPYNTPPDALLVNFRAVMVRLLPDPQRGAVTVSLEPPLPQVALVVTVKPDASPDCGNPFAKLAVDVQGTAAAAKVTVTGSYPLACGERAWPISVLSHREYVAGLFQQLWRDLGGTLTGQVREGSAGERPRVLAAHVSPALSEIVRDINKWSNNVMAQQLYLALGVQGQGPGVPATWARSSQAVADWARSRRLSLPSLVVENGSGLSRIERITPKGLSDLLVAAFRSPVMPELMASLPLVASDGTMRRRLANSGIAGQAHIKTGSLNDVRAIAGYVLDARGRRSVVVMIVNHPKALAAQPAFDALLGWAHQRP; via the coding sequence ATGACCGCGACCTTCGCCCGCAGCCAACGCGGTACGCGGACGCTGTTGCGCGCCGCCCGCGCGGCCTGCATCGCCATCCTGCTGCCGCTCGCGCTACCCTCGGTGGCACAGCCTGGCAACGGCACCGGCAACGGCGCGCAGCTGCGCGGCCGCACGCCGACGGTGGTCGCGAACGCGCTGGCCCGCTCGGGCATCCCGGAATCGGCAGTCGGCCTGCTGGTGCAGGACCTCGACGGCGGCGAACCCGTGGTCGCGCTCAACGCCGACAGCGTGATGAACCCCGCCTCGACGATGAAGCTGCTGACCACCTTCGCAGCGCTCGAACTGCTCGGTCCCTCGTTCACCTGGCGCACCGAGATGGTGACCCAGGCGCCGCAGCGCGGAGACGTACTCGACGGCGACCTGGTGATCCGCGGCAGCGGCGATCCCCGGCTGACCCAGGAGGCGTTCTGGCTGATGCTGCGCACCCTGCGTGCACGCGGCATCCGCGAGATCCGCGGCGACCTGGTACTCGATCGCAGCGCGTTCGCGATCGAGGCGCGCGATGCGTCGGTATTCGACAACGAGCCTTCGCGGCCCTACAACACACCGCCCGACGCGCTGCTGGTCAACTTCCGCGCGGTCATGGTGCGCCTGCTGCCCGACCCTCAGCGCGGCGCAGTCACGGTGAGCCTCGAGCCGCCGCTGCCGCAGGTCGCGCTGGTCGTGACAGTGAAGCCGGACGCATCGCCCGACTGCGGCAATCCGTTCGCGAAGCTCGCGGTCGACGTGCAGGGCACGGCTGCCGCCGCGAAGGTGACCGTCACCGGGAGCTATCCGCTCGCCTGCGGCGAGCGCGCCTGGCCGATCAGCGTGCTGTCGCACCGTGAGTATGTGGCCGGACTGTTCCAGCAACTGTGGCGCGATCTGGGCGGCACGCTGACCGGGCAGGTGCGTGAAGGCAGCGCCGGGGAGCGGCCGCGCGTGCTGGCGGCGCACGTGTCGCCGGCGCTGTCGGAGATCGTGCGCGACATCAACAAGTGGAGCAACAACGTGATGGCCCAGCAGCTCTACCTCGCGCTCGGCGTGCAGGGGCAGGGGCCGGGCGTTCCCGCCACCTGGGCCCGCTCGTCGCAGGCCGTCGCCGACTGGGCACGCAGCCGCCGGCTGTCGCTGCCCTCGCTGGTGGTGGAGAACGGGTCCGGCCTGTCGCGCATCGAGCGCATCACGCCGAAGGGGCTGTCAGACCTTCTGGTGGCCGCGTTCCGCTCGCCGGTGATGCCGGAACTGATGGCTTCACTGCCGCTGGTCGCCAGCGACGGCACGATGCGCAGGCGGCTGGCCAACTCGGGCATCGCCGGGCAGGCGCACATCAAGACCGGCTCATTGAACGACGTGCGCGCGATCGCCGGCTACGTGCTCGATGCACGCGGACGGCGCAGCGTGGTGGTGATGATCGTCAACCATCCGAAGGCACTGGCCGCGCAGCCTGCATTCGACGCGCTGCTCGGCTGGGCCCACCAGCGGCCGTGA